A section of the Methanosarcina mazei S-6 genome encodes:
- a CDS encoding potassium channel family protein: MFPKEFRYSPRNLIDLLTEMKDTSELMVDLAYSAMVYDDEDIAEEVLNLEDKMDTLDYHMKMAAMLSTRRVDEAEELLGVLKVAASSENIANAAGDIAKIVLMNMGIPMELKVALREAEETIVRATVAAESVMVGRTLGDLELDIETGMWIIAIRRSEDWIYDPDTDTRIRQGDVLFARGHDEGVPLFFQMATTKKFIPREIEHDKVIKDLEHAVDIIVDMKNMSELSVGLAYSAILFDNEDIAYEVSALESEMDSMKYELQHWVLETAKHVDDVNILRGILHLASASEAISDAAYGIADTVLRDIELHPIITLAVRNSEEVITRLQVEKCSPIVGKTFSELRLETETGLHVMAIKRAERWVYAPKSNTVVQAGDMLIARGSRIGEGALIEMCECKLRQ; the protein is encoded by the coding sequence ATGTTCCCTAAAGAATTCAGATACAGTCCAAGGAATCTGATAGACCTTTTGACTGAGATGAAGGATACTTCCGAACTCATGGTAGACCTGGCGTACTCCGCAATGGTCTATGATGATGAGGACATTGCAGAAGAGGTGCTTAACCTTGAAGATAAAATGGATACTCTCGACTATCATATGAAAATGGCTGCAATGTTAAGCACACGCAGGGTCGATGAAGCTGAAGAACTCCTGGGAGTCCTGAAGGTTGCCGCGTCCTCTGAGAATATAGCAAATGCTGCAGGTGATATTGCCAAAATTGTCCTTATGAATATGGGCATTCCTATGGAATTGAAGGTAGCCCTCAGAGAGGCAGAAGAAACCATAGTCAGGGCAACCGTTGCTGCAGAATCCGTAATGGTCGGGCGTACTCTTGGAGACCTCGAACTTGACATAGAGACCGGGATGTGGATAATTGCAATCCGCAGAAGTGAAGACTGGATCTATGACCCTGATACTGACACCCGGATTCGCCAGGGAGACGTGTTATTTGCAAGAGGGCACGATGAGGGTGTCCCTCTATTCTTCCAGATGGCAACTACAAAAAAGTTCATCCCGAGGGAAATCGAGCACGATAAGGTCATAAAGGACCTCGAGCATGCCGTGGACATAATCGTGGACATGAAAAATATGTCTGAACTTTCTGTAGGGCTTGCATACTCTGCCATCCTTTTTGATAACGAAGACATTGCATACGAAGTAAGTGCACTGGAATCAGAAATGGATTCCATGAAGTACGAACTCCAGCACTGGGTACTTGAAACCGCAAAGCATGTTGATGATGTAAACATCCTAAGGGGAATACTGCACCTTGCCAGCGCCTCGGAAGCAATTTCAGACGCCGCCTACGGGATAGCAGATACCGTGCTCAGGGACATAGAGCTCCACCCGATCATCACCCTTGCAGTCCGCAACTCGGAAGAGGTGATCACACGGCTCCAGGTCGAAAAATGCTCCCCAATTGTAGGCAAGACCTTCTCAGAACTGAGACTGGAAACCGAAACGGGACTGCATGTGATGGCGATAAAAAGAGCTGAACGCTGGGTCTATGCCCCCAAAAGCAACACCGTTGTCCAGGCAGGGGACATGCTCATTGCCCGTGGCTCACGAATAGGAGAAGGTGCTCTGATAGAGATGTGCGAGTGCAAGTTACGCCAGTAA